A genome region from Microscilla marina ATCC 23134 includes the following:
- a CDS encoding tyrosine-type recombinase/integrase produces MNSLPLYHYQSYVAGFSGWLRTLGYAPDTCRKYPRQLREFLHFLEETGIVDLSSVDGAVVECFFTYLQSRPSIKTGKSLSTTHLLSMQKTLRQFTRYLDALGLPGFALPRLRLQGLAAQSLEVFSQAEIDGLYAACGTDFYGLRDQALLALGYGCGLRRAEVSQLEVSDLHFKKGWLEVKAGKGAKARSVPMPTKVAAYLYRYVYQARAQLPQSGTTPALLLSWRATRLSKQMVSIRFRELVIKAELLSSEDKRTSFHCLRHSIATHLHAAGVSLANIALFLGHSSLDSTRIYTHLQEL; encoded by the coding sequence ATGAATTCACTTCCTTTATATCATTATCAATCTTATGTAGCTGGTTTTAGTGGCTGGCTGCGGACGTTGGGTTATGCGCCCGACACGTGCCGAAAGTATCCGCGTCAGTTGCGGGAGTTTTTACACTTTTTAGAAGAAACGGGCATTGTTGATTTGTCTTCGGTGGACGGCGCGGTGGTGGAGTGTTTCTTTACTTATTTGCAAAGTCGCCCCAGTATCAAAACGGGTAAATCTTTGAGTACCACCCATTTATTGAGTATGCAAAAGACCTTACGCCAGTTTACCCGTTACCTGGATGCCTTGGGTTTGCCGGGTTTTGCTTTGCCCAGGTTGCGTTTGCAGGGGTTGGCGGCGCAATCGCTGGAAGTGTTCAGCCAAGCCGAAATTGATGGTTTGTATGCGGCTTGTGGGACCGATTTTTACGGCTTGCGCGATCAGGCTTTGTTGGCGTTGGGGTATGGTTGTGGTTTGCGTCGCGCCGAGGTGAGCCAGTTGGAGGTGAGCGATTTGCATTTTAAAAAAGGTTGGCTGGAGGTGAAAGCGGGAAAGGGTGCCAAAGCGCGTTCGGTGCCTATGCCTACCAAGGTGGCGGCGTACTTGTACCGCTATGTGTACCAGGCACGCGCCCAACTTCCGCAGTCGGGCACTACGCCGGCTTTGTTGCTCAGTTGGCGTGCCACGCGCTTGTCTAAGCAAATGGTGAGTATTCGGTTCAGGGAGTTGGTGATCAAAGCCGAGTTGTTGTCAAGCGAAGACAAGCGAACGAGTTTTCATTGTTTGCGCCATAGCATCGCCACTCATTTGCACGCCGCCGGGGTAAGCCTGGCGAACATTGCCCTCTTTTTGGGTCATTCATCGCTGGATTCTACGCGAATTTATACACACCTGCAAGAATTATAA